The genomic segment GCAATCTCTCCTCCTTCCAGTCTTCCTCTCCGTTTTACAAATCAATAGTTACATATtcagagatagagagagaattgTAGATAGACCCTAGGGTTTGTAGGATGGGGACGCCGTTGACGGGGCGCGACGCCGGTGGAGGAGTGGCGGTGCTGAGTCCGGTGGATTCGAATTCGACGTTATCCAAGGCTTGCGTGGACGATTCGGACCTCAAATCCCCGATTTTAATCTTCCTGTTCTTCCACAAGGCTATACGGCTGGAGCTCGACGAGCTTCAGCGATCCGCCATGGCCTTCGCCACTGGCCAGCTCGCCGACTTACAGCCTTTGTTCGACCGCTGCCATTTCGTTCGGTTGATTTACAAGCACCATTGCAATGCCGAGGATGAGGTCCGCCTTCGAAATTTTTGCGTATTCCTCTTTTTATGAACTCAAGTGTTTCAAAtccctatattttgaaacttggATTTATGGAGAgtaaaggaaaggaaaggaaacaaTTGAAACTCGACTGGTTGATTTTATGTTTAGATTgaggaataagaagaaaatgaatagtTATTTCTAAAAAAAGAGAGGCTCTATTTCAATTATGCTTATGCATAAACCATGTATACGTTTATGTTACTCTCCTTCATTTCGCTTGCCCTTGACCAATCCTAGCATAGGGTTAACTGTGATTGGAACTTGAACTTGTTGAgggaaaagtaaagaaaagagaatgaatgaatgaagttTGTGTTACTTATTTTTTGGTTCTgcgaaaatttgaaaaattatgttttggttTGTTTATCCAGAGACAGTTTACACATttaagtaatttcttttttcatttagaAATTTTAGGTCCAAACGACCTCTagtattttttccatttcttttgtgGAATCCTGTTGTTTAGTTTGGTTATTTGTGCTGATGCCTCTATGTTGGTAATAAATACACTGCCACTGATTTTCTTATCATTGCCAGTTTGCTGTTTCACCTTTTCCTTGGTATATGGTGTGCAAACAACTTTGTTTCACACATGTTCACAGAACATTCACTGGATTCCATGTTCACATTTAGCATTGCTTATGAATGTTGATGGGTTTACTAACTGAATGTCTCCCTTTAGTATGAATATCCCTGCATTTTATCTGATGACAGTTGGCTGTTGCCTTATCTGTAATCAAAGAAATGAAATCACATAAAGTGACATCAAGAAGTTTGAATTCCATTGCATCGGTACCTTAACAACTCCTACAAATGACTTGGTTTTTAATCCAGATTCCAGTTCTGGTGCCAAGAAACCTCATCAATAAATGGCTATACACAataccattttttttgttttctcctGTTATTTGTTTCCGTCTATGTCATTCATACAAAACAACAAATGGAggtgtttgtttttgttgtgcatgtcatttatataaattgattctTGACAATTGTAATGACTCGTCATATATGGACTATAGTGTAGTAATAATGGCGGCATTTGCATGGATTTCTAATTCTTTGGAGGATCTTTGTCAACAAGGTGGCCCATTTTACCGGATATGACCTTTTGTTTGCAAGAACGGAGATGGAATTATTTTCTTGGAATGTTGCAAAACATTTGACGGACACTGCAAGTTGTTTTAATTGCCTTTTGTTgaatatttggataaatatttGGCAGTTCTTCATTTTTGATACTAGGTTAAGGTCGGTTGAAACTGCCAATAATTATCGGCGGGTTTGACAAGTTGCTGGCTTATACATCAACTAATGTTGTTTAACCAACTTATGGCGGTTTGTATAAACAACTGGTGACTAACGGCACCCATCAAGATGACTTGTGGATGTTATCGAGCACGAGCACATTGAGCAGTTCCAGTTGTGATAGGAAGAATGGGTTTTAACTCTTCAATGTTAGCATAGAGGTTAAATGATGTAATAGAACCCTATCATTGGAATGCATATTATACCCTCCATTTGATAGGTTCCAATAAGTAATGGCTGTGCCCAAGTATCTTTTTCATTTACTTCTAATCGTTCCTTTTAATGGCCGATGGTGTGTAAGGATTTTACGCAGGAAAGATATATTTTCCCCTTTTCTGGGGATCAAGAGAGATTTCTCCTTTGCTCTGAAGTCTTTGTGTTTTTGTTAGATTACCTTTCTAGTTTTGCAGATACTTAGATATAATCCCTATTGATCTGTTGAATCTTTTGTACATGGCTTATGTCAGGTCCTCAGATCTGACAAGGTCAATTCTCTGCTAATTGAGagaattagggcagaatttagggagaaatgagaagaaaattcagagaaagagagggaaacagaaagagacgagagagagagagaattcctTGGAAAAATGCTTTGATGCCTTTGCATTCAGCTTTTTAGGTTTAATATACTGATCCAGGCAGTTAAGTTTGGCGCCATTAAAGCCTTTACAAGTTACAACATTAGGTGCATGACACTTTACCCCctcttaaaaaatttcttgttctcaagaaatgGAGAGAAGACGGGCAGCTTGAGGAAACTGAGAAAGCAAGTCAGGTAAATATGTCCAGGTATTATTATTAGGATGACAGTGAGACCAGTGAACAAACACCTGAGTTAAGGGAGTCCCATGCCTGTAAATGACTCGTTTGTCCAAAATGAAAGCCAGTTCCACTGTAGGTGGAGCATCCAGAACATATGATGGAAAAGAAGGACGAAGCGCTGTGTTCCCACTGATTTTTTAAGCAGTGAAACATGGAACACTAGATGAATGTGAGAGTCAAGAGGCAGCTGAAGCTGGTAAGCTACAGTTCCAAATTTAGCAACAATAGGAAAAGGGCCATAGAATTTAGGACTGAGCTTAGAAACCTGCCTGTGAGTAAGAGCCCATTGATGGGAGTGTCTCAACTTAAGATAAACCATATCTCCCACTGCAAATTCCCatttacttcttcttctatcaGCAAACTGCTTCATCTTGTTTTGAGCAGTTGCTAGTTCTTTTCGTAGCATCTGTAATACACCCTGTCGCTGCTGTGAAGGATGATTAGGAGATGGATCAATTGTTGGCACTTCTGGATTCCTTACATTTGTTTTCTCCATCTGAAAGAGCTGTTGGTGCTATTTAGTGGTTGCCTCCATCATCCTAAATGCTTATAATCCAGATTTCAGAGAGGGCATGTTGAATATGATTGGACTCTCTAAATTGTTAGAAACCTTACCAAACACTTAATTATGTAATACTTCTAAAATCTTTGTGAACTCAATTGTTTGAACTCAAATGTTATTGAAAGCTGTGTTACGGACGGATTTGTATGATGATGTCAATACATATCCTTATTGGAGCCAAAGTTTTTCTGAAGAATCTGGTTCTAGCCAACAGGAAACCAAGGTGTAACAAGGTATTATGGAAGCAATAGCATAGCCAATTAAATGCTGGGTAAGATTGTAAGATTGAAAATTGAGTTTAGTCTCTGTATAATCAAATCtgattattcttaaaaaaattccGACAATTACTGCTGATGGTGGTTCTGTGGTTTGATTCTGCTGTATAAGCTTCCTTTACTATTGAGATTGTCAATAAGAATTGGGGTGTGTTTAtacatgtatgtgtgtatataatatttatgtaatgCAGGACACCTGCTGCATTATGTCTTTCCTActtcaaatgaaaagaaatgcATTTGCTGCATTGGTGCGAGAAGCAGTGTTAGTGCCATAACATGATGAGAGAATTTTAAATTGCAGGTCATCTTTCCAGCTCTTGATTTTCGAGTGAAGAATGTGGCACAGGCATACTCATTAGAGCACAAAGGAGAAAGTGATCTGTTTGACCTTTTATTTGAGCTGCTAAATTCTAATCAAGaaagagatgaaattttttctagAGAGCTAGTTTCATGTGCAGGAGCCCTTCAGACATCACTTAACCAGCACATGTCAAAAGAAGAGGAGCAGgtgccctttttttttattactaaattttTGGCCTATCCTGTTGGAATCTTTACTACAACTTCGAAGAATAACTATAACCACGAAAATGGCATTGGATCGTGATACATTGTATCTTTTTTTCCTGGAAAATGTGCATTTGACGATTGTATTTTAACCTATTAACTAAGGTATTTGTGTATTCATGACTTCAAAAAATGATTCCAAGAAAATATTGCCTTTTCAATGTTGTGTTTGAATGTGTTTATGGTAGCTGTAACCTTTACCAGGGTTTTGCATTATCATTTTGATGATCTCTCAGCAAGGAACCAACATTTTAATGCCCTATTGTTTCTGGATATGTAGTTATCCAGTTTCTATATTTTATGAATATGTTGTCAATTGTAATTTACTTAATGATTTCTGCTTGCAGCTGTCATGTGACAGTTCCTGGACTGAAcgacatttaaattatttttttattttttttaaatgtgtaaaGTATTACCTTGAAGGAAAGTCTTGAtagcaatggtaaggttgctctATTGGATTAGAAGGTCACGGGTTTAGTCGTGGTTGCAATATAAGGAAAGGTTGCTTGCAAATATGACCCTTCCCCGACTCTAACAAAGTGGGGAACCTCATGCAGTTGGGATGCCCATaatgttttaactttttttttttttgaaataagtgagcacaattatataaatgaaagCATGGTAGATGTACATCAATGATCCAGAACAGCCCATAATGTTTTAACTTAAAGAATGTTGGTACCCTATCTATAGCCAAATTCTTCTTGTTGAGAATGGGACCACTTGCAATTCCAGCTTTCCTttccattttaattaattaattatttgtttaatattaGTGAGGGGAAAACCTAAAGGGTGACCGTAGTGCAATAGGCTCCTGCTCTGCGAGAGTTGGGGGGAGGGTCGTCTTTATATGCAACCTTATCTTTGTTTTACAAAGAGATTGTTTCCAGAACTCGAACATAAAAGAACAACCTTACTGTTGGTACATCAAGGCTCACCTTCAGCAAGGGTAGAACCTGccataacaaaaagaaaacctaGATAATGTAACACAGTTTTGTTTCAATTAGTTCCCCTGCTCTCTCTCAGCTGGGCTAAATGTTAAGTTTGGAGTTTGTGAAACTTGGCACGTTTTAGatgttctatttttattttttcagttttttatacCATTTGACTGAGTATAAAGTTTCTTCTGGTTTTCCTTCCACTATTGCAGGTTTTCCCCTTGCTTATTGAGAAGTTCTCTTTTGAAGAGCAGGCATCCTTGATCTGGCAGTTCTTGTGCAGCATTCCTGTGAATTTAATGACAAAATTCCTCCCTTGGCTTTTATCTTCTATTTCACCTGATGAGGGTCAGGTGATGCTGAAGTTTTTGCAGAAGATAGTCCCAAAAGAGAAGCTTCTACAACAGGTGGGGGCGCATTACTGCATGGAACTATagaactttttcttttaatttctttttaccttttttaatGTTCTTATTCCTGGAATATATGAAACTGACCTCCGTTCTCATTTTTTTGAAGGTTATATTTTCCTGGATGGAAGGGATGAACACTAGCAACAGGACTAGAAATCTTGATGGTGATTCCCATATCCAGTGTTCAACAAACTCTAGTGCTTGTGGAAAATTAACCCATGAAACAGACAAAGTAACCTGTGCATGCAAATCTTCCAAGACTGGGAAGAGGAAATACTTGGGATCAATTGGTAATGATTGTGATGCCTATGAGATGCATccaataaatgaaatattgcATTGGCATAATGCTATAAAAAGAGAGTTGAATGACATAGCAGAGGAAGCTAGGAAAATACAGCTGTCTGGGGATTTTTCTAATTTAGCAGCATTAAATGAAAGGCTCCAGTTTATAGCTGAAGTTTGCATATTTCACAGGTAACCTATATTTAGTGATCTGTAACTTAGATATTGTAAAATTAGCTTTCCTAGACCAAGCTATCTTCTACAGTAATGCAAAATTGTAGCAACATTTAAGTGTTCTCCTTCCTTGCCCTTTTTTAAGATGACAGGGACTTTGTTCCTTATTTTTGTGGCTATTTAGCAGTTTGTCTTGAGTAgcccttcctttctttttattttttttatttttttcctatccTTGTCTTGCATTGGGGGTGGAATATGCAACGAATCTTATATGAATAATtgttgttggtttttttttttttttttaatgaagttTTGTCAAACTATCCATGAGTAGTTGTGTTATactaatttaaaactttttaattGCTATGGTTACTGCAGGGGGTATTACTGAGATGACCATATGATTCTAGATTAtcccaagtttttttttttttttaaatttgataagtaagacaatggtataaaagaAATGCCTTAAACGGGCAAGATCCTGTATAGAAGGGAGGTTCAGAACCTTAGAAACCCAACTATCATACAGATCTGatcaatgaaagaaataaaagaggaTAAACAAAAAGTCATATCCTCTCTCAACCACCAAGAAGGATACAGGGATGgttcccttaaaaaaaaaaaaaaaacataactcAGAGCATGTACCTCTTGCAATAggttttatgtttttgttcattaTCTTGTTGAAAATTACTGTTGTAACATACACTTGgggattattttgatttttttgatactGTTTTAGATTTGTTCTCGACTTTATCCAACATAATGAGCCTTCTGCCTTGCTTTTCTGCAGTATAGCTGAGGACAAAGTCATATTCCCTGCCGTAGATGGAGAATTATCATTCTTCCAGGAACATGCTGAAGAAGAAAGTCAATTTAACCAATTTCGTTCTCTAATTGAAAATATTCAGGGTGGAGGGTTCAATGCTTCTTCTGCTGCTGAATTTTATGCAAAATTATGTTCACACGCTGATCATATAATGGAAACCATACAGAGCCACTTTGAAAATGAGGAAGCTCAGGTGAgctttattttgatattataataTTCCTTTCTGGGAAGATGTTTGATGACCAGTATCAATTTATGCCCAAACTTCCTGTGAATAACGtgataaattataaaagttatttttgaaAGATGAAATTAATGTGATTTGTTACCATTCCCAATTGGTTAATTTAACTGGCGTACCTTGAAACCTGTGTCATCAAACATCTGCTTCTGTTGCTCAGGGGCACTTCTAAGCTTTCTGCACATACAGGTTCTTCCACTTGCTCGAAAACATTTCAGCTTCAAAAGACAGCGGGAACTGTTGTATCAGAGTTTGTGCGTGATGCCACTGAAATTGATTGAACGTGTGTTACCATGGCTGGTGGGATCACTGACTGAAGACGAAGCCTCAAGTTTCCTTAGAAACATGTATATGGCAGGTTGTGTATTGATTCTATATACTCCTGTCTAAGACTATGATCTATGTGGAACtgatattatatgtatttcttttgtttctaatttatTGCAACTCTGTGATTCAGCTCCGGCAATGGATACTGCTCTAGTAACGCTTTTTTCAGGTTGGGCATGCAAGGGACGCCAGCAGGGTACATGTTTGTCCTCTGGTGCAATTGGTTGTTGTCCTGTGAAAAGGTTCACAGACATCGAAGAAGATTTTGTTCCGCCATCTTGCCCATGCCCACTCTTAGTTCAGATGGATGAAGTTGAAAGACCAGTCAAGCGAAACGTTTCAATGCTCAGTGAAAAAGATGATGTAGATAACCATCTAGAGACTGTAAATGACGATTATCAGAATCGTAGAGAACGATCTTGCTGTGTCCCAGGTCTGGGAGTGAGCGGTAATAATCTGGGACTGAGTACTCTTTCTACAGTGAAATCGTGGCGTTCTTTATCCTTCAGTTCATCTCCTCCTTCACTTAATTCCAGTCTTTTCTGTTGGGAATCAGATAATAGCTCTTCTGACGTTGGGCGCATAGTGCATCCAATTGAtactatttttaagtttcaTAAAGCCATTCGCAAAGATTTGGAGTATTTAGATGTTGAATCTGGAAAACTTAGCCATTGTGATGAGTCATTTCTTAGATGGTTCACTGGAAGATTTCGCCTGCTATGGGGTCTATATAGAGCTCATAGTAATGCAGAAGATGAAATAGTTTTTCCAGCATTGGAATCCAAAGAGGCACTTCACAATGTTTCTCACTCGTACACGTTGGACCATAAGCAGGAAGAAAAATTGTTTGAAGATATTTCTTCTGCCCTTTCTGACCTTTCATACCTTCATGAAGGCTTGAAGGGTGGCCATTCGATGGAGGATTCAACTAGCAGTAATGTTGAATTCTCTACTGGCCATGATGGTGATAGCATGAGAAACTACAGTGAGCTAGCTACAAAGCTTCAAGGGATGTGCAAGTCAATAAGAGTCAGCCTAGACCATCATCTGTTCCGGGAAGAACATGAATTGTGGCCATTG from the Diospyros lotus cultivar Yz01 unplaced genomic scaffold, ASM1463336v1 superscaf1, whole genome shotgun sequence genome contains:
- the LOC127792976 gene encoding zinc finger protein BRUTUS, which produces MGTPLTGRDAGGGVAVLSPVDSNSTLSKACVDDSDLKSPILIFLFFHKAIRLELDELQRSAMAFATGQLADLQPLFDRCHFVRLIYKHHCNAEDEVIFPALDFRVKNVAQAYSLEHKGESDLFDLLFELLNSNQERDEIFSRELVSCAGALQTSLNQHMSKEEEQVFPLLIEKFSFEEQASLIWQFLCSIPVNLMTKFLPWLLSSISPDEGQVMLKFLQKIVPKEKLLQQVIFSWMEGMNTSNRTRNLDGDSHIQCSTNSSACGKLTHETDKVTCACKSSKTGKRKYLGSIGNDCDAYEMHPINEILHWHNAIKRELNDIAEEARKIQLSGDFSNLAALNERLQFIAEVCIFHSIAEDKVIFPAVDGELSFFQEHAEEESQFNQFRSLIENIQGGGFNASSAAEFYAKLCSHADHIMETIQSHFENEEAQVLPLARKHFSFKRQRELLYQSLCVMPLKLIERVLPWLVGSLTEDEASSFLRNMYMAAPAMDTALVTLFSGWACKGRQQGTCLSSGAIGCCPVKRFTDIEEDFVPPSCPCPLLVQMDEVERPVKRNVSMLSEKDDVDNHLETVNDDYQNRRERSCCVPGLGVSGNNLGLSTLSTVKSWRSLSFSSSPPSLNSSLFCWESDNSSSDVGRIVHPIDTIFKFHKAIRKDLEYLDVESGKLSHCDESFLRWFTGRFRLLWGLYRAHSNAEDEIVFPALESKEALHNVSHSYTLDHKQEEKLFEDISSALSDLSYLHEGLKGGHSMEDSTSSNVEFSTGHDGDSMRNYSELATKLQGMCKSIRVSLDHHLFREEHELWPLFGKHFSLEEQDKIVGRIIGSTGAEVLQSMLPWVTSALTQDEQNKMMDTWKHATKNTMFNEWLDEFWKGTQELSLQPDTSEDSNSCKGIDSRESMDLSDQMFKPGWKDIFLMNQNELEAEIRKVYCDSTLDPRRKSYLVQNLMTSRWIAAQQKSTQAAESEASDGEGIPGCSPSFKDSEKRVFGCDHYKRNCKLRAACCGKLFTCRFCHDNVSDHSMDRKATTEMMCMRCLKIQAVGPVCTTPSCNGLSMAKYYCSICKFFDDERTVYHCPYCNLCRLGRGLGVDFFHCMKCNCCLALKLVNHKCLEKSLETNCPICCEFLFTSSATVRGLPCGHYMHSACFQAYASRNYICPICCKSMGDMAVYFGMLDALLATEELPEEYRDRVQDVLCNDCEHKGTTRFHWLYHKCGFCGSYNTRVIKTESRSSDCPASNNQ